From Styela clava chromosome 6, kaStyClav1.hap1.2, whole genome shotgun sequence, one genomic window encodes:
- the LOC144424477 gene encoding sodium-coupled monocarboxylate transporter 1-like — MSESGFTFSAVDYVVFGLMLLLSFAIGIYYAYRERNSNSANDYLNATKSMSMLPVAISLCVTYESALNLLAVLAEIYLYGSMVSWGLIATITAPIIAAHIFMPTYYAAGITSVYDYLRLRFNRVTQIVGTLTFMSGALVYSGVNMYAPAIAFEAVSGFNIWGSILSCGVVCILYTTFVST, encoded by the exons ATGTCAGAATCTGGTTTTACCTTTTCTGCGGTCGATTACGTCGTGTTTGGATTGATGTTGCTTTTATCATTTGCTATCGGAATATATTATGCATATCGTGAACGCAACAGTAATTCTGCTAATGATTATCTGAATGCTACAAA ATCCATGTCGATGCTGCCGGTTGCAATATCATTATGCGTTACATATGAATCTGCACTCAATTTACTCGCCGTACTCGCAGAAATTTACTTATATGGGTCGATGGTTTCTTG GGGATTGATCGCAACAATAACTGCTCCGATAATTGCAGCGCACATTTTCATGCCTACTTACTATGCAGCCGGAATCACAAGCGTCTACGAC tACTTGAGATTGCGATTCAACAGAGTGACACAAATTGTGGGTACTTTAACGTTTATGTCGGGTGCGCTCGTATATTCTGGAGTCAACATGTATGCACCTGCTATTGCATTTGAAGCAG TGTCTGGTTTCAATATTTGGGGAAGTATTCTCTCATGCGGCGTTGTTTGCATCCTCTATACAACTTTTGTAAGTACttaa
- the LOC144424296 gene encoding sodium-coupled monocarboxylate transporter 2-like produces the protein MDVFHNYSGIPGLFLACIFAATLSTISSTMNALASAAMDNIVTPYTRFSERTQFYVSKGMVFFFGVACIGIAALMTNSNELNEAARSLLAITLGPLLGLFTLGMQFPFVNWKGASGGVICGIASGAWLYLGRKSITQSNDFVRAMDVTTDQCNFTCNGEEIVTNYTTHGYWTTPFDATTIPEIYDDDVPFYTLSYRYIGATGLIGCIISGCIISLFTGGWGDRHKVNPKLLRPLFDLWIFRIWIPEKVRKFLRFGIEWSEDGNDDKFGTKSEKYRTKETSGVYSVQMDPGNVYANESFVDDKNAVKMSSL, from the exons ATGGATGTATTTCACAACTATTCCGGAATACCCGGGTTGTTCCTGGCCTGCATTTTTGCTGCTACTTTAAG tACGATTTCATCAACGATGAATGCATTGGCATCAGCAGCAATGGATAATATTGTCACACCTTACACAAGATTTAGCGAGCGAACTCAATTTTATGTCTCTAAAG GAATGGTATTTTTCTTTGGAGTTGCTTGCATCGGGATCGCAGCTTTGATGACAAACTCAAATGAATTAAATGAAGCAGCTCGAAGCTTACTTGCTATCACCTTGGGACCATTATTAGGATTATTTACTTTAGGAATGCAATTTCCATTTGTAAACTGGAAG GGAGCTTCTGGTGGTGTGATCTGTGGTATTGCATCAGGGGCCTGGCTCTATTTAGGAAGGAAAAGCATCACACAGTCAAACGATTTTGTGAGAGCAATGGATGTTACTACAGATCAATGCAATTTCACATGCAACGGAGAAGAGATAGTAACTAACTACACTACTCATGGGTACTGGACAACACCATTCGATGCAAccacaattccagaaatttatGATGATGATGTCCCGTTCTATACACTGTCTTATCGATACATAGGCGCTACTGGTCTTATCGGTTGTATAATCAGCGGTTGTATTATTAGTCTTTTCACCG GTGGATGGGGAGATCGCCACAAGGTAAATCCGAAGTTATTGAGACCACTTTTCGATCTCTGGATTTTCAGAATATGGATTCCGGAAAAAGTCCGAAAGTTTCTACGATTTGGGATTGAATGGAGTGAAGATGGCAACGATGATAAGTTTGgaacaaaatcagaaaaatatagaaCG AAAGAAACAAGTGGCGTTTATTCAGTACAGATGGATCCTGGCAATGTTTATGCAAACGAATCATTCGTAGATGACAAAAACGCGGTAAAAATGAGCAGTTTGTAA